The Treponema sp. OMZ 790 genome includes the window AATTAAGACCTCCGAATTCCAACGAAGTTGTTAAAGGTTCAAACAAGGAAAGAGAAAAACTCATATCCCATTCTCCCTTTTTAATTTTTTCTATAGCAACGGGCGAATTTACAGCTTCGATATTTACTTCAATGCCTATTTCTTTTAAAGCATTTTGTGCAAAAACGGCAATATCCTTTTGCTGCGGAGTTGTCGTTGAAACATAGGTAAGAGTAATTTTTTTACCGTCCTTCGTTAAAGCACCGTTATTCCAAGTATAGCCTGCTTTTGTTAATATTTCCTTTGCCTTTTTTAGATCATAAACAAAGGGCTTTTTATTTTTAGGCCCGTCATCGAAAGAGGGATTAAACAGATAACCGCAAGCATTAGCTTGTCCAAAAAAAAGCTCCTTCGTAAAGGCTTCCCTGTTTATAACATACTGCAAGGCATGACGCAGTGCCTTATCTTTTAAAGAATCTTTTTTATAATTTAAGCCCATACTGAAAACAATAGTATATGATTTAGGATCCTGCAATAATTTTGTAAATTCTTTTGAGCCGCTAAGTTCATGACTTACAGCTAAAGGAATAGTTCCCGCATAATGTTCAGTAATACCGATAACATCCACCTGTCCTGCTTGAAGAGCCAATTTACGCGCATTGGCATCAGGTATAACAAGCCAAACAAGATTTTCTATTGTGTACGGTTTTTTCTCCCAATAATTGGGATTTTTAACCAGCACAGCCCGCACATTTTTTTCGTAATCCTTTAAGATGTATGGACCTGATCCGATATATTCGGTAATGGTACCGTTCTCCTGTAAAAATTTTGCAGGAATGAGCTGTACCTTTTCAAGTTCATCAAATAGAAAAAGAAAAGGAGTTTTCATTACTACTTTTACGGAAGTTTTATCCATAATATCAATCCGCTTTAACTTAGGACTATAACTTCTAAACTGCGCTTTACCTAAAACCTCAATCGATTTTTTTAAATCTTCGGCAGTTACCGCCGTACCATCCGAATAGGTAAGCCCCTTACGCAAATAAAGCACAAATTCTGTGCTCTCTTTATTTACAGTCCATCTTTCAAGAGCAGCAGGCTGTGCCTTTCTTTCCGAATCTAAGGTTGCAAGAGTGTCAAAAACAAGGGTACCGGCTTCTATGTTTCCTTTAAAATCACGGGCAGCCCCCAAAACAAGAGTCTTTTCCCTTTCACCAAGTAAGTTCAAATCGCCCTCTCCACTTCCCATCGCAAATCCGGAAAATACAAAAAGGCTGAACACAATAAAAAATACAATTAGTTTTTTCATTACATCCTCCAAAATATAAGTTAGATATCGCTAACCTATACCAAAAAAGAATGTAAATGTCTAATCCGAATTTTGCGGAATAATCCGTTTTTATCGATACTTAACAGTAGTTTCCAAGCGTCTAAATTCTCCCGGAGAAAACCCCATAATTTTTTTAAAAGTTGCAGCAAATTTACCGGGATTTTCATAACCTTGTTCAAGGGATATATCCAAGATAGTCTTGTCGGTATTCTTCAAAAGAGAGGCGGCTCTATTCATTTTATATTCTTGTCTGTAAAGATTCGGCGAGGTGCCGTAAACCGATTTAAATATTTTTTGGAAAAGATTATAGCTGATAGCTTCCTGCGAAACGAGGTCGGCTATCGGACACGTAGTATTTACCATCATTGAGCATATTTTCTTTACAATTTTACTATGAGTTTGAGGAGCCGGCATTTTATTCTTTCCGTTTAAAACAGTATCAACGGAAATATGATGCATAAGCTCCATCACTTTTAATTGTATAAGAGGTACCGTGCGTGTATCAAAGAGATCGTATAAATCCAAAAATATTTTCTCCATTCCGCTGTTTGCGGCAATATAATGCCAGCGTTTTGAAAGATTAAATTTCGAAACAAGAGAGGGAAAATCTATACCCCATGTAGAAAATAAGGCGGTCAGCCATGGCGGAAAATGTTTGTATGAAAAAACAACCGAGATTCCCTCATATAGTTCGGCAGGAATCATTGACTCTACTTCTACCAAATTACAAAGAGAAGAAGAAAGAGTCATCTTCCCCATACCGAGGGAATGAAAAGCTCCGTCGGCAAGGAGGGTTTCAAACCGCCCGTACTTACAATGATGAATCAATATATCCTCATCAATTTTATATGCGGAAGGAGAACATCTCCAAATCTTTCCTCCTTCACAAAAATAATGCTGTATTATTATGCCGGGAAAAACTTCTATACTGTACTCCGAGTAATTTCCGTTTTGATGTTTTTTTATTTCAGCTGTCATAGTCAGTTAACATTATACAAAAAGCCGGGATTTTCGGCAAGGGTCAGCTTAACGGCTTAGCTGCCAATATTTACTAAACCGCTTTTTAAATAAATTAGTATTGACTTATAATACAGCCAATGTTAAAATAAAGCTATAGTTTATTACAAAAGGAGAAAATTTTATGAAAAAAACTATCGTATTATTTTTCATTGTGTTGGTATCGTTTCAGCTTTTTGCAGATTATAAAACGGAATATGACAATCTGCTTGCGGCAAGGGATCTGCAGAAGATTGCGGCTCTCCTACCCAAATGGGAAAAGGCAGAGCCTAAAAACCCTGAACTCTACATTGCCTATTTTAACTACTACCTGCTTAAAGGTCAAAGGTCAAAGCATTCATTGGACACCTATAGAAAGGATAATAGTAATTCGTTGGCCTTAGTGGATCAAAAAACAAATAAAATCGCAGGTTATCTAAACAATAACATCTGGTACGAAAAAGAAGATGTCGATAAGGCTCTGTCATATTTGGAGAAGGGTTTAAAATTCGGTAAAAACCGCTTGGACATGTATTTTGGAAGAATCCATATACTAGGAGAAATCGGAGAATACGAAAAGCAGTCGCAAAGGATTATTGAAGTTTTAAAACTTTCCAAAACAATCAAGAATAAGTGGCTTTGGAGCATGAATGAGGCAATTCCATCATCAGAAAGCGAACGCTTTTTCCTAATTTCGGTAACCGAATATTACAAGTCATTGCTTCAAAAAAGCACCCCAGAAACTTTATCTGCCGCAGAAAAAGCATGTGAAGCTCAATTAAAGTTATACCCCAACAATATCGAGGTACATAACTATTTGTCTTTAACCTACATAGGCCAAGGGAAATTCAAAGAAGCTCTGAATGTATTATTGAAAGCCGATAAACTTACAAATGAAGATTATGTAATTATTTTTAATATGGCCAGATGCTATGGAGGGTTAAAGCAATACGGCAAGGCAAAAGAATGTTATCTCCGTATGAAGAAAAATCCGGATAAACGGGTTCAAGATATGGCAGAACAACGGCTTTCGGAACTAAAAAAATTAACCAAATAGTTTTTATAAAGCCGTGTAATCGGTAATGAGTAAAAAAAATCTTACGCCTGATACAATTAAAACCATCCTCAATTCACAGCTTAAACACGGCAAATTTCAAAGCCTTGAATCTGTACAAGTTGCGGGGTATACTTATCAGGACTTATTTAAGGGAACGACCGGCGACAATGATTTTTTTGCGGTAAAAATACGGCAAAAATCGGAGAGCATTAGAAATTCACTTAAATATTTAAATGCTTTAAATGACGGTGAAAACTTTATTTTAAAATATAAAAATACTATTGAAACGGAAAATTACTATATTTTTATAAGCGAATGGCTTAAAGGGCTTCAACCTATCAAAATCGAAAGAAGTCTGATAAAAGAGTTTTTTAAAAAACTTGCATACTTGAATTTAAAAAATAAATCTTCAAGCTCTTTTTCCTCTATGTACTTGGATGGTAAAACTTATCCTTCAATCGAAGACATGATAAATGCTGAAACCCTACCCTATCTCGAAATATACAAGGGTAAACATGATAAAAAAATTATTAAAAAAAACATTGAAAATCTAAATCTAGGTTTAGGCTGCATTATCCTTGAAGACATGAATACCGGAAATATGTTTAAAACCGAAAAAGGCGATTTAAAAATAATAGACACCGAACATATTACTTCCGGTTTAAACTTATACCAGTTTGAGCATATAAATATTTTAGGCTTAAATAAAAAAGAATGGTATAATATTACCGATGAAGCAAAAGAAGTTTTAAACGCATATTTTTCCGAAATAGGCGAAAGTAAAAATAAGGCATTTTTACAAATAAAAGCCTTTGCAATTTTAAGCTTTTTACGGGAGCTTTATTTTCAAATTTGGCAAAAAAAAGAAATAGATTATTCCGAAAAAGATAAAACGCTCGATAGAATATTAAATTGCACAATTGAAGAGGTTCTTTAATAATGAGCATAGATTCAATCATCCTCACCGATATAATTATTTCACAAAAAGAAGTTAAAGACTTTCTTAAAAAAGCAAATCTTAACCTAAAGGGAAAACTAATAGG containing:
- a CDS encoding lipopolysaccharide assembly protein LapB, translating into MKKTIVLFFIVLVSFQLFADYKTEYDNLLAARDLQKIAALLPKWEKAEPKNPELYIAYFNYYLLKGQRSKHSLDTYRKDNSNSLALVDQKTNKIAGYLNNNIWYEKEDVDKALSYLEKGLKFGKNRLDMYFGRIHILGEIGEYEKQSQRIIEVLKLSKTIKNKWLWSMNEAIPSSESERFFLISVTEYYKSLLQKSTPETLSAAEKACEAQLKLYPNNIEVHNYLSLTYIGQGKFKEALNVLLKADKLTNEDYVIIFNMARCYGGLKQYGKAKECYLRMKKNPDKRVQDMAEQRLSELKKLTK
- a CDS encoding helix-turn-helix transcriptional regulator, which gives rise to MTAEIKKHQNGNYSEYSIEVFPGIIIQHYFCEGGKIWRCSPSAYKIDEDILIHHCKYGRFETLLADGAFHSLGMGKMTLSSSLCNLVEVESMIPAELYEGISVVFSYKHFPPWLTALFSTWGIDFPSLVSKFNLSKRWHYIAANSGMEKIFLDLYDLFDTRTVPLIQLKVMELMHHISVDTVLNGKNKMPAPQTHSKIVKKICSMMVNTTCPIADLVSQEAISYNLFQKIFKSVYGTSPNLYRQEYKMNRAASLLKNTDKTILDISLEQGYENPGKFAATFKKIMGFSPGEFRRLETTVKYR
- a CDS encoding ABC transporter substrate-binding protein: MKKLIVFFIVFSLFVFSGFAMGSGEGDLNLLGEREKTLVLGAARDFKGNIEAGTLVFDTLATLDSERKAQPAALERWTVNKESTEFVLYLRKGLTYSDGTAVTAEDLKKSIEVLGKAQFRSYSPKLKRIDIMDKTSVKVVMKTPFLFLFDELEKVQLIPAKFLQENGTITEYIGSGPYILKDYEKNVRAVLVKNPNYWEKKPYTIENLVWLVIPDANARKLALQAGQVDVIGITEHYAGTIPLAVSHELSGSKEFTKLLQDPKSYTIVFSMGLNYKKDSLKDKALRHALQYVINREAFTKELFFGQANACGYLFNPSFDDGPKNKKPFVYDLKKAKEILTKAGYTWNNGALTKDGKKITLTYVSTTTPQQKDIAVFAQNALKEIGIEVNIEAVNSPVAIEKIKKGEWDMSFSLSLFEPLTTSLEFGGLNSDYNEFGIGFGINSETVKAAEKILEAKDLQTFKKAVAEYWDVQWEEYPFIPLYTQTRRAFYKKDLSGFNFSKSTYKIDLSNVKWGK